A section of the Symphalangus syndactylus isolate Jambi chromosome 19, NHGRI_mSymSyn1-v2.1_pri, whole genome shotgun sequence genome encodes:
- the LOC129458622 gene encoding olfactory receptor 2T4 → MANITGMANHTGGSDFILMGLFRQSKHPALICVVIFVVFLMALSGNAVLILLIHCDTHLHTPMYFFISQLSLMDMVYISVTVPKMLLDQVMGVNKISAPECGMQMFLYLTLVGSEFFLLATMAYDRYVAICHPLRYPVLMNYSVCLFLASGCWFLGSVDGFTFTAITMTLPFCGSREIHHFFCEVPAVLKLSCSDTSLYEIFIYLCCVLMLLIPVMIISSSYLLILLAIHSMNSAEGRKKAFATCSSHLTVVILFYGAAVYTYMLPGSYHTPEKDMMVSVFYTILTPVLNPLIYSLRNKDVMGALKKMLTVRFVP, encoded by the coding sequence ATGGCCAACATCACCGGGATGGCCAACCACACTGGAGGGTCGGATTTCATCCTGATGGGACTCTTCAGACAATCCAAACATCCAGCTCTAATTTGTGTGGtcatttttgtggttttcctGATGGCATTGTCTGGAAATGCTGTTCTGATCCTTCTGATACACTGTGacacccacctccacacccccatgtacttttTCATCAGTCAGTTGTCTCTCATGGACATGGTGTACATTTCTGTCACTGTGCCCAAGATGCTCCTGGACCAGGTCATGGGTGTGAATAAGATCTCAGCCCCTGAGTGTGGGATGCAGATGTTCCTCTATCTGACACTAGTAGGTTCGGAATTTTTCCTTCTAGCCACCATGGCCTATGACCGCTACGTGGCCATCTGCCATCCTCTCCGTTACCCTGTCCTCATGAACTATAGCGTATGTCTCTTCCTGGCATCAGGCTGCTGGTTCCTGGGCTCAGTGGATGGCTTCACATTCACTGCCATCACCATGACCTTGCCCTTCTGTGGATCCCGGGAGATTCAtcatttcttctgtgaagttCCTGCTGTATTGAAACTCTCCTGCTCAGACACCTCACTCTATGAGATTTTCATATACTTGTGCTGTGTCCTTATGCTCCTCATCCCTGTGATGATCATTTCAAGCTCCTATTTACTCATCCTCCTCGCCATCCACAGCATGAACTCAGCAGAGGGGCGGAAAAAGGCCTTTGCCACCTGCTCCTCCCACCTGACTGTGGTCATCCTCTTCTATGGGGCTGCCGTCTACACCTACATGCTCCCCGGCTCCTACCACACCCCTGAGAAGGACATGATGGTATCTGTCTTCTATACCATCCTCACTCCAGTGCTGAACCCTTTAATCTATAGTCTTAGGAATAAGGATGTCATGGGGGCTCTGAAGAAAATGTTAACTGTGAGATTCGTCCCTTAG